The DNA segment GAAAAGGTAGGTTCCTTTACTGAGTTGTTGCAGGATGGTGGTCTGGTTGGATTGAATCAGTTTTTGCCGCACCAGTTTTCCGTCCAGGTCAAATACATACAGTTGATACTGCGCGGAACGGGAGGATGTTGTAGAGAAATATACAATGCCATTTGCCGAAGGATTGGGGAAAACAACCGCTTCCTTTTTATCCTTTTCATCCGTGGAGTATTGTATTGGGACGATAACAGACTGCTCAGCGCTGCGGTTAAGGTACACCGTTTTTATGCGGTAGTAATTCTTTCCGGAAACCGGTTGTGTATGCAGGAAAGTATAAGCCGCTTTGGAAGCCTCGGTATTGAGTTTGAATTTAACGATGCCTACCGCGCTGAAACTTCTTCCGTTGGTGGAATGCTGAATTTCGAAATGAAGAATGTTCTTCTCATCGGACAATTCCCATTGCAACTGAACTTCTTTGTTGTTTACCAGAGAAGCAGTTAGTCCGCTCACCGGCTGAAAACTGATACTGGCCGGAGCATAAAGCGGGGCTCGGAAAAATGGCCCGCATGCGTATAAAGAAACGCTTCGTTCCAGTTGGAAGACGCCTGCATACAATTGGAGTCCGGCAAAACTCAAACATACCGGAAGCAACAACTTACAGGAACGAATAAACGAAACAGAGTAGCATTTTCTCATACGCACACGGGCACGGGGGTTAGGGATAAAACAAAAATCAGGGTACGGATCTAAATACGGGCCTTATTGCTAATTGAATTTGTTGTTTACCATACCGGGCAACGGGTCTGGCGGAGCGATGCTTTATCAAGCAGGCTTCCTACTCTCCAACCCAGTTTGATGCCGGCCGAAAAGAAAGAGTCGTTCTGCTTGGGGTTACCACGCTGATCACCTTCGCGACGGGTGAAACCAGGACGGGTATTGCTCTGGAAAAAGTTTTGTCTGTCCGACATCTGGTAGGCCACCGCTACCTGATTCGCTGGCAGGTAATTGGCGAATAATGCGGGATCAATGTAGTTGGTGCTTACATCATCAATGTAATCGGTGAAGGTAACGCGGTGCATCACTTCGAATCCTACATGGAAACGTTCGTTCACATAGTATTTGAATCCAATGCCAACGGGGATGAGTGTTTCAGTGAGTTTATATTCCTTCCTGTCGGGATATTCGGCCATGCCCTGTCCTTCGGTACGCAAGGGTTTAAGGTCAACCCATGTTTTTGCTTTGGTGGCAGGATTGATGTATTCCGCCTGGGGATTGAATTTGAAGATACCCGCGCCAATCACACCGTAGGGGCGGAACTTGTGCCATACATCAGAAGGATCGTCTTCAAAAAATACGGTGGGGTAAAATTCAATGGCGCCATACGCCTCGAGGAGGTTAGACCTAAAGCCGAGATCACGTGCACGACGGGCTTCTTCAAGGCCGCCTTTGCCATTGATCACACTATCGTGTCCTTCAAGCCGACCAACGTTCACGGCTACACGAATACCAAACGCGGGAGAAAGGTGCGCGGTGGCATATACGCCTTTCATTAACCGGAAAAATTCGAAATTGTTGTCTTTGAGGAATCGTTTGCCTTCTCCGTAGTTTCCGCCCACATCCCCCAGGAAGTTCATCGGGGCGACGTTCAGCCCTATTTCAAGGCCGGGGTTTCCAAAAGAGAGCGATTGCGAGAAGGATGTTTGCCAGGATAAGAGCAACCCTACGAATACACCCGTTCCCAAAAAAGAGTGTAACTTCTTCTTCATGAATATTAGATTTTAGTTTTCAAATAGTATTGGATCAACCTGCTGCCGTTCCGTTCTCCGGCACGATCTTTGAACTTAGACCGGCAGCCTCATAGCCACGTGCTCAATGCCATCTTCCAGGTAAACATCACCTTCGGAAATAAATCCCAGAGATGTGTAAAATTTGTTAAGGTAGCATTGTGCTCCTATCTTAATCGGGATTTTTCCGTATTTATTGTGTACCAGCGCGATTGATTTTTCCATCAATATTCTCCCGATACCTGTTCTCCGCACCAATGGGGAAGTAACCACCCTTCCGATAGATGGTTCTTCGTAAGAAACACCCGGTGGCACCAGCCTGGTGTATGCGACCAGCTTCCCTTCCTGCCAGGCCATCAGGTGGTCGCAAACCCGGTCCTTATTGTCCAGGTCCTGGAAAACGCACTGCTGCTCCACGATAAATACTTCGATCCGCAATTGAACGATCTGGTACAACGCTTCAGTATTCAATTCAGAAAAATGTTTACAAATCCACTCTACCCGTGGAAAACTACCCTGCTTTTGCATACACATATTTTTAATACCCATATTTTTCCTGCCACAAACTTCTCAGGTGTTTGCGCAGTTCTTCTTCCCTGGCGTTTTTCCCGGGATCATAAAACTTTGTTCCGGCGATTTTTTCAGGAAGGTATTCCTGTGGGGAGAAATTTTTATTGTAATCGTGGGAATACTGGTAGCCTTGTTTGTAGCCCAGTTCCTTCATCAGTTTGGTGGGCGCGTTGCGGAGGTGCATGGGAACCGGGAGGTCCCCTTCCCTGCTTACCATTGCCATCGCTTCGTTGATGGCCATATAAGAGGCGTTACTTTTGGCGGATGCCGCCAGGTAGGTGGCGCATTGCGACAGAATGATCCGTGCTTCGGGGTTACCGATCTTGTTCACGGCCTCAAAAGTGGCATTGGCCAGCAACAGCGCATTAGGATTCGCGTTGCCGATATCTTCACTGGCCAGGATTACCAGCCTGCGGGCGATGAACTTAATATCCTCTCCTCCCGCCAGCATCCTCGCGAGCCAGTACACCGCGGCATTGGGATCGCTTCCGCGGATGGATTTAATGAAAGCGGAAATAATATCGTAATGCTGCTCGCCTTGTTTATCATACATCGCCACTTTTTGCTGGGCGATCTCCATCACGGCATCATCGGTAATTACGCCGTTCTTTCCCAAGGTGGTGACCACCAGTTCCAAAAGGTTAAGCAATTTTCTGCCATCCCCGCCGGATATGCGCAAGAGGGCTTCTGTTTCTTTCACCTGGACTTCAATTTCCCGCAGGTAATCATCGCGCCGGAAAGCGTCTTCTATCAGTCGCAGGAGATCATCTTTATCTAATGCCTTCAATACATATACCTGGCACCTGCTCAACAAGGCGCTGTTCACTTCGAAAGATGGGTTTTCGGTGGTGGCGCCGATCAGTGTTACGGTACCTTTCTCCACTGCGCCCAATAAGGCGTCCTGCTGCCCTTTGTTGAACCGGTGTATCTCGTCTATGAAGAGGATCGACTGGCTATCCAGTTTGGCCTTTTCAATCACTTCACGTACTTCTTTCACGCCGGAAGAAATTGCGCTTAACGTGTAGAACGGCACTTCAAGGGTATGGGCTATAATATGGGCCATCGTAGTCTTTCCCACGCCCGGTGGCCCCCACAGGATCATGGAAGGAATTTTGCCCTGGGCGATAGCTTTGCGTAGAATGCTGCCTGGCCCGGTAAGGTGCTGCTGCCCGGCAAGATCGTCCAGTTGTTGTGGACGAAGCCGTTCCGCAAGCGGTATATTGGGTACTAACATGCGCTTAGTTTGAAAGACTGCTAAGGTAAAATTTAATGAGGGGTGGGAAAAGAAAAAGATGGATATACATAAGAAAGTTATGTATATTCGTGTATGAACAATTCAGGTTTATACCGGGGATGCCTGGAGCCGATCGTGCTTCAACTTTTAAAAGAGCGGAAGCGCATGTATGGATATGAAATTACACAAGAGGTCAAACAGCGGAGTAATGGGGCGCTACATATTACCGAAGGCGCTTTATACCCCTTGCTCCACAGACTTGAAGCTGACGGCGCACTGGAAGTGGAGACCGCAAGAGAAGGGAACCGCATCCGAAAATATTACAAGTTAACGGAAGCCGGGAAAAAAGCATCCGCCAAAGCGATGGATGAGTTGAAATCATTCCTTGAAACAATGCACACCATCATAAAACCTCAATTCACCTGAAATGGATCCTATGCAACAGGAAGCGATACGCTTTTGCGAGAAAAAAGGAATTAAAGAATATGATGTTCAGTTAGAGCTTGCTGACCACATCTGTTCTCTCCTGGAAGAGAAAGGGTACAATGCCACTGAAATGCAGGTCGCATTTAAAAACGAAACCCGTTTTCGCGAGTTTGTAAGCGATTGGAGTATGATTCTGAACACAAAGAAGCGGGAGATCGCCCGTACCGTTAAACAATCCTACTTTAAGGAGCTCAGGGCAAATTTCACACTTCCAAGATTAATACTGATCTTATTAATATTTGCAGGCGCAATCTGGACCGTTAAAGCGGGGTATTCAAAAGAAACATTACCAGTGCTGCTGCACATTTTCAACATCATCAATTTAGGGGTATTAATAGTATCAGGGAACAATATTCTATACAGGAACCGTAGTGAACGTAAGCTCCCGTTATTAAGCATAGCTGTCCTCCGTAAGATGGAATACCTGTATTGTTTACCTGCCGCGTTATTCCTGGCACTTGTAGCGCTTGGCAGCATCTATGCACCGGAATATTTTACGCCGCAACGTTCGGACGTTATTGTGCTCATTTATCCTATTGTGGTAACGGTACAACTAGCCTGGAGTTTTGCGCTAATAAAAATGCATAAGAAAATCAGAAAGATGTATAGCGAGGCTTTTGCATAATCTTTCTCTTATCCCTGCTCCCGCTGCCTGTACCACTTCAACAAAGAAATGTTCAGCAAGACATTTATAGCTACAGACAAACCGAACACCAGCACAAAATACCCTACGCCGCGGAACATCTTCTCCACGTTAATTTCTTTGGGCATTTCAGGCAGTTCAACCTGGTCTATAAGTTCTTTTGTATTGCCGATCACTTGTACACCCTGAAACACACAACCCACCCCAAGCATCAGGGCAAGAAACCCGATAAAACGAATACCGGTGGGCGTTTTGCTGTCCAAAGGAAATTCAGGGTTTACAATACTCTT comes from the Parasegetibacter sp. NRK P23 genome and includes:
- a CDS encoding GNAT family N-acetyltransferase encodes the protein MQKQGSFPRVEWICKHFSELNTEALYQIVQLRIEVFIVEQQCVFQDLDNKDRVCDHLMAWQEGKLVAYTRLVPPGVSYEEPSIGRVVTSPLVRRTGIGRILMEKSIALVHNKYGKIPIKIGAQCYLNKFYTSLGFISEGDVYLEDGIEHVAMRLPV
- a CDS encoding DUF6089 family protein; its protein translation is MKKKLHSFLGTGVFVGLLLSWQTSFSQSLSFGNPGLEIGLNVAPMNFLGDVGGNYGEGKRFLKDNNFEFFRLMKGVYATAHLSPAFGIRVAVNVGRLEGHDSVINGKGGLEEARRARDLGFRSNLLEAYGAIEFYPTVFFEDDPSDVWHKFRPYGVIGAGIFKFNPQAEYINPATKAKTWVDLKPLRTEGQGMAEYPDRKEYKLTETLIPVGIGFKYYVNERFHVGFEVMHRVTFTDYIDDVSTNYIDPALFANYLPANQVAVAYQMSDRQNFFQSNTRPGFTRREGDQRGNPKQNDSFFSAGIKLGWRVGSLLDKASLRQTRCPVW
- a CDS encoding replication-associated recombination protein A, whose amino-acid sequence is MLVPNIPLAERLRPQQLDDLAGQQHLTGPGSILRKAIAQGKIPSMILWGPPGVGKTTMAHIIAHTLEVPFYTLSAISSGVKEVREVIEKAKLDSQSILFIDEIHRFNKGQQDALLGAVEKGTVTLIGATTENPSFEVNSALLSRCQVYVLKALDKDDLLRLIEDAFRRDDYLREIEVQVKETEALLRISGGDGRKLLNLLELVVTTLGKNGVITDDAVMEIAQQKVAMYDKQGEQHYDIISAFIKSIRGSDPNAAVYWLARMLAGGEDIKFIARRLVILASEDIGNANPNALLLANATFEAVNKIGNPEARIILSQCATYLAASAKSNASYMAINEAMAMVSREGDLPVPMHLRNAPTKLMKELGYKQGYQYSHDYNKNFSPQEYLPEKIAGTKFYDPGKNAREEELRKHLRSLWQEKYGY
- a CDS encoding PadR family transcriptional regulator, which produces MNNSGLYRGCLEPIVLQLLKERKRMYGYEITQEVKQRSNGALHITEGALYPLLHRLEADGALEVETAREGNRIRKYYKLTEAGKKASAKAMDELKSFLETMHTIIKPQFT
- a CDS encoding T9SS type A sorting domain-containing protein, with the protein product MSGLTASLVNNKEVQLQWELSDEKNILHFEIQHSTNGRSFSAVGIVKFKLNTEASKAAYTFLHTQPVSGKNYYRIKTVYLNRSAEQSVIVPIQYSTDEKDKKEAVVFPNPSANGIVYFSTTSSRSAQYQLYVFDLDGKLVRQKLIQSNQTTILQQLSKGTYLFEIFKNDERIDSGQLIVR